A window of Hirundo rustica isolate bHirRus1 chromosome 27, bHirRus1.pri.v3, whole genome shotgun sequence contains these coding sequences:
- the STAT3 gene encoding signal transducer and activator of transcription 3 isoform X2 produces MAQWNQLQQLDTRYLEQLHQLYSDSFPMELRQFLAPWIESQDWAYAASKESHATLVFHNLLGEIDQQYSRFLQESNVLYQHNLRRIKQFLQSRYLEKPMEIARIVARCLWEESRLLQTAATAAQQGGQATHPTAAVVTEKQQMLEQHLQDVRKRVQDLEQKMKVVENLQDDFDFNYKTLKSQGDMQDLNGNNQSVTRQKMQQLEQMLTALDQMRRGIVSELAGLLSAMEYVQKMLADEELADWKRRQQIACIGGPPNICLDRLENWITSLAESQLQTRQQIKKLEELQQKVSYKGDPIVQHRPMLEERIVELFRNLMKSAFVVERQPCMPMHPDRPLVIKTGVQFTTKVRLLVKFPELNYQLKIKVCIDKDSGDVAALRGSRKFNILGTNTKVMNMEESNNGSLSAEFKHLTLREQRCGNGGRANCDASLIVTEELHLITFETEVYHQGLKIDLETHSLPVVVISNICQMPNAWASILWYNMLTNNPKNVNFFTKPPIGTWDQVAEVLSWQFSSTTKRGLSIEQLTTLAEKLLGPGVNYSGCQITWAKFCKENMAGKGFSFWVWLDNIIDLVKKYILALWNEGYIMGFISKERERAILSTKPPGTFLLRFSESSKEGGITFTWVEKDISGKTQIQSVEPYTKQQLNNMSFAEIIMGYKIMDATNILVSPLVYLYPDIPKEEAFGKYCRSESQEHSEATDSGAAPYLKTKFICVTPTSFSNTIDLPMSPRTLDSLMQFGNSSEGAENSAGGQFESLTFDMELTPECASSPM; encoded by the exons ATGGCGCAGTGGAACCAGCTACAGCAGCTCGACACGCGAtacctggagcagctccaccaGCTCTACAGTGACAGCTTCCCCATGGAGCTCCGGCAGTTCCTGGCCCCGTGGATTGAAAGCCAGGACTG GGCGTACGCTGCCAGCAAGGAGTCGCACGCCACGCTGGTGTTCCACAACCTGCTGGGGGAGATCGACCAGCAGTACAGCCGCTTTCTGCAGGAGTCCAACGTCCTGTACCAGCACAACCTGCGCCGCATCAAGCAGTTCCTGCAG AGCAGATACTTGGAGAAGCCAATGGAAATAGCTCGCATCGTGGCTCGTTGCCTCTGGGAAGAGTCCCGGCTCCTCCAGACAGCTGCCACTGCAGCCCAG CAAGGGGGACAGGCAACCCATCCGACGGCAGCTGTGGtgacagagaagcagcagatgctggagcagcacctgcaggatgTCAGGAAGAGGGTGCAG GATCTGGAGCAGAAGATGAAAGTGGTGGAGAATCTCCAGGATGACTTTGATTTTAACTACAAGACTTTGAAGAGCCAAGGG GACATGCAGGACCTGAACGGGAACAACCAGTCCGTGACCCGGCAGAagatgcagcagctggagcaaatGCTGACAGCGCTGGACCAGATGCGCAGG GGCATAGTGAGCGAGCTGGCTGGGCTGCTGTCGGCCATGGAATATGTGCAGAAGATGCTGGCAGATGAGGAGCTGGCAGACTggaagaggaggcagcagaTTGCTTGCATTGGCGGCCCACCCAATATCTGCCTGGACCGGCTCGAGAACTG GATAACCTCCCTCGCTGAATCGCAGCTACAGACCCGGCAGCAGATCAAGAAGTTGGAAGAATTGCAGCAAAAAGTATCCTATAAGGGTGACCCAATCGTCCAGCACCGGCCCATGCTGGAGGAGCGGATTGTGGAGCTGTTCAGGAACCTGATGAAAAG cGCTTTCGTCGTGGAGAGGCAGCCTTGCATGCCCATGCACCCCGACCGGCCCCTCGTCATCAAGACAGGTGTGCAGTTCACCACCAAAGTCAG GTTGTTGGTCAAGTTTCCAGAGCTGAACTATCAACTGAAAATCAAAGTCTGCATTGACAA AGACTCTGGGGATGTTGCAGCACTTCGGGG atCCCGGAAGTTTAACATCCTGGGGACCAACACCAAAGTCATGAACATGGAGGAGTCGAACAACGGCAGCCTCTCTGCAGAGTTCAAACATCTG ACCCTGCGGGAGCAGCGGTGTGGCAATGGAGGCCGAGCCAACTGTGAT GCCTCACTGATAGTCACTGAGGAGCTGCACCTCATCACTTTTGAGACAGAGGTGTATCATCAGGGGCTGAAGATCGACCTGGAG ACTCACTCGCTGCCTGTGGTGGTCATCTCCAACATCTGCCAGATGCCCAATGCCTGGGCATCCATCCTGTGGTACAACATGCTGACCAACAACCCCAAG AACGTGAACTTCTTCACTAAGCCGCCCATTGGGACCTGGGACCAGGTGGCGGAGGTGCTGAGCTGGCAGTTCTCCTCCACCACGAAGCGTGGGCTCAGCATTGAGCAGCTGACCACTCTGGCAGAAAAACTGCTGG GACCAGGTGTGAATTACTCTGGCTGTCAGATCACCTGGGCCAAGTTCTGCAAG GAGAACATGGCTGGCAAAGGCTTCTCTTTCTGGGTCTGGCTGGACAACATCATTGACTTGGTGAAGAAGTACATCCTGGCACTGTGGAACGAAGG GTACATCATGGGCTTCATCAGCAAGGAGCGGGAGCGAGCCATCCTGAGCACCAAGCCCCCAGGGACCTTTCTGCTGCGCTTCAGTGAGAGCAGCAAGGAAGGCGGCATCACCTTCACGTGGGTGGAGAAGGACATCAGTG GGAAGACGCAGATCCAGTCGGTGGAGCCTTACaccaagcagcagctgaacaacATGTCGTTTGCGGAGATCATCATGGGCTACAAAATCATGGATGCCACCAACATCCTGGTGTCCCCGCTGGTGTACCTGTACCCAGACATCCCCAAGGAGGAGGCCTTTGGAAAGTACTGCCGCTCCGAGAGCCAGGAACACTCGGAAGCGACGGACTCAG GTGCTGCTCCGTACCTGAAGACCAAGTTCATCTGTGTCACCCC CACCTCCTTCAGCAACACCATCGACCTGCCCATGTCCCCGCGCACCCTGGACTCGCTCATGCAGTTCGGCAACAGCAGCGAGGGCGCAGAGAACAGCGCGGGCGGGCAGTTCG AGTCGCTGACCTTCGACATGGAGCTGACCCCAGAGTGTGCGTCCTCGCCCATGTGA
- the STAT3 gene encoding signal transducer and activator of transcription 3 isoform X1 — protein MAQWNQLQQLDTRYLEQLHQLYSDSFPMELRQFLAPWIESQDWAYAASKESHATLVFHNLLGEIDQQYSRFLQESNVLYQHNLRRIKQFLQSRYLEKPMEIARIVARCLWEESRLLQTAATAAQQGGQATHPTAAVVTEKQQMLEQHLQDVRKRVQDLEQKMKVVENLQDDFDFNYKTLKSQGDMQDLNGNNQSVTRQKMQQLEQMLTALDQMRRGIVSELAGLLSAMEYVQKMLADEELADWKRRQQIACIGGPPNICLDRLENWITSLAESQLQTRQQIKKLEELQQKVSYKGDPIVQHRPMLEERIVELFRNLMKSAFVVERQPCMPMHPDRPLVIKTGVQFTTKVRLLVKFPELNYQLKIKVCIDKDSGDVAALRGSRKFNILGTNTKVMNMEESNNGSLSAEFKHLTLREQRCGNGGRANCDASLIVTEELHLITFETEVYHQGLKIDLETHSLPVVVISNICQMPNAWASILWYNMLTNNPKNVNFFTKPPIGTWDQVAEVLSWQFSSTTKRGLSIEQLTTLAEKLLGPGVNYSGCQITWAKFCKENMAGKGFSFWVWLDNIIDLVKKYILALWNEGYIMGFISKERERAILSTKPPGTFLLRFSESSKEGGITFTWVEKDISGKTQIQSVEPYTKQQLNNMSFAEIIMGYKIMDATNILVSPLVYLYPDIPKEEAFGKYCRSESQEHSEATDSGSAAPYLKTKFICVTPTSFSNTIDLPMSPRTLDSLMQFGNSSEGAENSAGGQFESLTFDMELTPECASSPM, from the exons ATGGCGCAGTGGAACCAGCTACAGCAGCTCGACACGCGAtacctggagcagctccaccaGCTCTACAGTGACAGCTTCCCCATGGAGCTCCGGCAGTTCCTGGCCCCGTGGATTGAAAGCCAGGACTG GGCGTACGCTGCCAGCAAGGAGTCGCACGCCACGCTGGTGTTCCACAACCTGCTGGGGGAGATCGACCAGCAGTACAGCCGCTTTCTGCAGGAGTCCAACGTCCTGTACCAGCACAACCTGCGCCGCATCAAGCAGTTCCTGCAG AGCAGATACTTGGAGAAGCCAATGGAAATAGCTCGCATCGTGGCTCGTTGCCTCTGGGAAGAGTCCCGGCTCCTCCAGACAGCTGCCACTGCAGCCCAG CAAGGGGGACAGGCAACCCATCCGACGGCAGCTGTGGtgacagagaagcagcagatgctggagcagcacctgcaggatgTCAGGAAGAGGGTGCAG GATCTGGAGCAGAAGATGAAAGTGGTGGAGAATCTCCAGGATGACTTTGATTTTAACTACAAGACTTTGAAGAGCCAAGGG GACATGCAGGACCTGAACGGGAACAACCAGTCCGTGACCCGGCAGAagatgcagcagctggagcaaatGCTGACAGCGCTGGACCAGATGCGCAGG GGCATAGTGAGCGAGCTGGCTGGGCTGCTGTCGGCCATGGAATATGTGCAGAAGATGCTGGCAGATGAGGAGCTGGCAGACTggaagaggaggcagcagaTTGCTTGCATTGGCGGCCCACCCAATATCTGCCTGGACCGGCTCGAGAACTG GATAACCTCCCTCGCTGAATCGCAGCTACAGACCCGGCAGCAGATCAAGAAGTTGGAAGAATTGCAGCAAAAAGTATCCTATAAGGGTGACCCAATCGTCCAGCACCGGCCCATGCTGGAGGAGCGGATTGTGGAGCTGTTCAGGAACCTGATGAAAAG cGCTTTCGTCGTGGAGAGGCAGCCTTGCATGCCCATGCACCCCGACCGGCCCCTCGTCATCAAGACAGGTGTGCAGTTCACCACCAAAGTCAG GTTGTTGGTCAAGTTTCCAGAGCTGAACTATCAACTGAAAATCAAAGTCTGCATTGACAA AGACTCTGGGGATGTTGCAGCACTTCGGGG atCCCGGAAGTTTAACATCCTGGGGACCAACACCAAAGTCATGAACATGGAGGAGTCGAACAACGGCAGCCTCTCTGCAGAGTTCAAACATCTG ACCCTGCGGGAGCAGCGGTGTGGCAATGGAGGCCGAGCCAACTGTGAT GCCTCACTGATAGTCACTGAGGAGCTGCACCTCATCACTTTTGAGACAGAGGTGTATCATCAGGGGCTGAAGATCGACCTGGAG ACTCACTCGCTGCCTGTGGTGGTCATCTCCAACATCTGCCAGATGCCCAATGCCTGGGCATCCATCCTGTGGTACAACATGCTGACCAACAACCCCAAG AACGTGAACTTCTTCACTAAGCCGCCCATTGGGACCTGGGACCAGGTGGCGGAGGTGCTGAGCTGGCAGTTCTCCTCCACCACGAAGCGTGGGCTCAGCATTGAGCAGCTGACCACTCTGGCAGAAAAACTGCTGG GACCAGGTGTGAATTACTCTGGCTGTCAGATCACCTGGGCCAAGTTCTGCAAG GAGAACATGGCTGGCAAAGGCTTCTCTTTCTGGGTCTGGCTGGACAACATCATTGACTTGGTGAAGAAGTACATCCTGGCACTGTGGAACGAAGG GTACATCATGGGCTTCATCAGCAAGGAGCGGGAGCGAGCCATCCTGAGCACCAAGCCCCCAGGGACCTTTCTGCTGCGCTTCAGTGAGAGCAGCAAGGAAGGCGGCATCACCTTCACGTGGGTGGAGAAGGACATCAGTG GGAAGACGCAGATCCAGTCGGTGGAGCCTTACaccaagcagcagctgaacaacATGTCGTTTGCGGAGATCATCATGGGCTACAAAATCATGGATGCCACCAACATCCTGGTGTCCCCGCTGGTGTACCTGTACCCAGACATCCCCAAGGAGGAGGCCTTTGGAAAGTACTGCCGCTCCGAGAGCCAGGAACACTCGGAAGCGACGGACTCAGGTA GTGCTGCTCCGTACCTGAAGACCAAGTTCATCTGTGTCACCCC CACCTCCTTCAGCAACACCATCGACCTGCCCATGTCCCCGCGCACCCTGGACTCGCTCATGCAGTTCGGCAACAGCAGCGAGGGCGCAGAGAACAGCGCGGGCGGGCAGTTCG AGTCGCTGACCTTCGACATGGAGCTGACCCCAGAGTGTGCGTCCTCGCCCATGTGA